A section of the Luteolibacter flavescens genome encodes:
- a CDS encoding phage tail protein, whose product MSNPYIGEIRMVGFNFAPPGWALCHGQLLAISEYEVLFQLIGTTYGGDGQQTFAVPDLRGRAPVHMGQGPTLSPRTLGQFSGSETETIVTQQLPAHSHPLSSVGVPSTNLVGNAASPGSLRLARASDGEKNYSSDVADGAIALAFTGNTQPVGNTMPHANLPPFLTVNFIISLFGIFPSPT is encoded by the coding sequence ATGTCCAACCCTTACATCGGCGAAATCCGGATGGTCGGCTTCAATTTCGCACCACCCGGCTGGGCGCTGTGCCACGGCCAGCTTCTCGCTATCTCGGAGTATGAGGTGTTATTCCAGTTGATCGGGACTACCTACGGCGGGGATGGGCAGCAGACTTTCGCGGTGCCGGACCTGCGTGGAAGAGCACCCGTCCACATGGGTCAGGGCCCGACCCTCAGTCCGCGGACTCTCGGCCAATTTTCCGGCTCGGAGACGGAGACAATCGTCACACAGCAACTCCCGGCCCATTCCCACCCGCTTTCGTCCGTGGGAGTGCCCTCGACGAACCTGGTGGGGAATGCTGCATCTCCCGGTAGCCTGCGCCTTGCCCGCGCGAGCGATGGCGAGAAGAACTACTCTTCCGATGTAGCCGACGGCGCCATCGCTCTCGCCTTCACAGGGAATACCCAGCCTGTGGGCAATACCATGCCACACGCGAATCTGCCGCCGTTCCTCACGGTGAATTTCATCATCTCGCTCTTCGGCATCTTTCCTTCTCCCACTTGA
- a CDS encoding lamin tail domain-containing protein, translating into MNWSPLPLRVLAAGLAALALAAGATLPEYGTAPVISEFLASNGSGLTDQFGNREDWIEVHNPTKAAVNLNGWYLTGNATNLKKWKFPAVTLPANGYLVVFASNRDLRNAANPLHTNFKLGASGEYLALVRPDGTTIVSEYAPTFPAQVSDISYGLTPVAGESSVLLAAGAPADVLVPSGPLPANWKLPTFTPDASWSSGLSAVGYDTTPMIAGGAKILLVVDTSANAAARAGDQTLVNRLTNTHGHVVTTVDDNAVQAADATGKDLVFVSSTVSASAVNTKLKDVTVPVVNCERGLTDDFLLSVAGSAVSAQTAVHLTTVGAAHPLGAGFPAGPLTVRSSAGNLNAADLSNLAPDAVVVATADAGKPVILEVAAGKKLRGGVIAPASRIHFFLDDDGLGPLTASGLAIFDACILHALGDFVPPPPYHDLIGHDIEPAMHGVRSTAAMRFTFVPESVSQLRALLLKMRCDDGYVAWLNGVEIARRNAPANPTWNSAATAASPGMDLESIDISNRLGLLVAGETNVLAIQGLNVSAADDDFLVMPEVVAATGITTKEEYYTTATPAAANMTSTLGMVPEVVFSKERGYFNAPFSLVLTSPMAETQIRYTTDGTAPTATTGQIYTAPIPVSTTATIRACAYRTGYTSLRPETRTYLYLPDIIQQPATIAGWPNPLISTGTVTKVHDYEMDPTLVSDPAFRDELIEGFADIPTVSVVVKKTDMWTAAGEGGFYRGTDLERAASVEYINPENPEETTQADCGIQGHSHDRMKRSLRLSFKAAYGDKKFDSAIFTGVPWGGEAGNREVDNIVLRAGNNHSFARSWNPTTSTCTEDEFYRATQIAMGRPGSPGRFVHLFINGVYWGLYNAVQRPDADFAASSLGGEKEEWFSVNHGGVHGGGDSTRWDYLTTTLVGKNMANAANYAELGQYVDLPAFVDYVLCAFFIGMDDWPLNNWWGGNRNTPAGPFQFFTWDGETSWGTGNGSNTTAWVHPNFRAINPISSAAPAAKIWQAARANPNFIALVGDRLQKHISAGGALSTAEVVARWDRINTHVEDAIYGESARWGDTMQEPPTRPTIEWRNEVNRVRNIMLTGTPAGTGTTENSTLLRNAMRVQGYFPAIDAPAFSEEGGEVAQGYQLGMTNPNATGTIYYTVDGTDPRLAGGGISSAATAYSGAVVIPYSLVVKARVRQGTVWSALNERSFISEGPAPLRITEIMYHPADPDAEELAEGFSDQNEFEFLEFRNIGTEGLDLTGATFTSGLTFTFGEKTLPLGGTILLVKNAAAFVARYGTEIPVDGVYDGSLDNGGERLRLKNAQGQTLFDITYDDGWHPASDGEGHSLVPVDLAAPLSAFASASGWRASTRIHGSPGATDPPSDPVEPPPLTFVSWRQDVFDSTELADVTVSGADADPDGDGLANVLEYVIGTDPKVPQSSRAGVAGALVTRGAPDLVPTSEGWRFIYARRRQETLGGLTVVAQTCGELSAWTSLPAAVVIGGDDEVEVLAVDLPPGGPGPAFFRLSVTVDAP; encoded by the coding sequence ATGAATTGGTCTCCCCTCCCTCTCCGCGTCCTCGCGGCTGGCCTCGCTGCCCTCGCCCTCGCGGCGGGTGCCACCTTGCCCGAATACGGCACCGCGCCGGTCATCAGTGAATTCCTCGCGTCGAATGGCAGCGGCCTCACGGATCAATTCGGCAACCGCGAGGACTGGATCGAGGTACACAATCCGACGAAGGCCGCGGTGAACCTGAACGGCTGGTATCTCACGGGAAATGCCACGAACCTGAAGAAGTGGAAATTCCCCGCGGTGACGCTCCCGGCGAATGGCTATCTCGTGGTCTTCGCGTCGAACCGCGACCTGCGGAACGCGGCCAATCCGCTCCACACGAATTTCAAGCTCGGTGCCTCCGGCGAATATCTCGCGCTGGTGCGGCCTGACGGGACGACGATCGTCTCGGAATACGCGCCGACCTTCCCCGCGCAGGTGTCGGACATTTCCTACGGCCTGACGCCGGTGGCAGGGGAGTCATCGGTGTTGCTGGCGGCGGGTGCCCCGGCGGACGTGCTGGTGCCGTCCGGGCCGCTGCCTGCGAACTGGAAGCTGCCGACTTTCACGCCGGATGCCTCGTGGTCCAGCGGGCTCTCCGCGGTGGGGTATGATACCACGCCGATGATTGCGGGCGGGGCGAAGATCCTGCTGGTGGTGGACACGTCAGCGAATGCCGCCGCGCGCGCCGGGGACCAGACGCTGGTGAACCGCCTGACGAATACCCACGGCCACGTGGTTACCACCGTGGACGACAATGCGGTGCAAGCCGCCGATGCCACGGGCAAGGACCTGGTGTTCGTTTCCTCTACCGTTTCCGCCAGCGCGGTGAATACGAAGCTGAAGGACGTGACGGTGCCGGTCGTGAATTGCGAGCGCGGCCTGACCGATGACTTCCTGCTCAGCGTGGCGGGCTCCGCGGTGAGCGCTCAGACGGCGGTGCATCTCACCACGGTCGGCGCGGCCCATCCGCTCGGCGCGGGCTTCCCCGCCGGGCCGCTCACGGTGCGCAGTTCGGCAGGCAATCTGAATGCCGCGGATCTCTCGAATCTCGCGCCGGATGCCGTGGTGGTGGCCACCGCGGACGCGGGGAAGCCGGTGATCCTGGAAGTGGCGGCCGGCAAGAAGCTCCGCGGAGGTGTCATCGCCCCGGCGAGCCGCATCCACTTCTTCCTCGATGACGACGGGCTGGGTCCTCTCACGGCGAGCGGGCTGGCGATCTTTGACGCATGCATCCTCCATGCTCTCGGCGATTTCGTGCCGCCCCCGCCGTATCACGATCTCATCGGCCACGACATCGAGCCGGCCATGCATGGCGTGCGCTCGACCGCGGCGATGCGCTTCACCTTCGTGCCTGAGTCTGTCTCTCAGCTCCGTGCCCTGCTGCTGAAAATGCGCTGCGACGATGGCTATGTGGCGTGGTTGAATGGAGTGGAAATCGCGCGCCGCAATGCCCCGGCGAATCCCACCTGGAACTCCGCCGCCACCGCTGCAAGCCCGGGCATGGACCTGGAGAGCATCGACATCAGCAACCGGCTTGGCCTGCTCGTCGCGGGCGAGACGAACGTGCTGGCGATCCAGGGGCTGAATGTCTCCGCCGCCGACGATGACTTCCTCGTGATGCCGGAGGTGGTCGCGGCCACGGGCATCACGACGAAGGAGGAATACTACACGACCGCCACGCCTGCCGCGGCGAACATGACCAGCACGCTCGGCATGGTGCCGGAGGTAGTCTTCAGCAAGGAGCGCGGGTATTTCAATGCGCCCTTTTCCCTCGTGCTCACGAGCCCCATGGCGGAGACGCAGATCCGCTACACCACGGACGGCACCGCACCCACCGCGACCACCGGGCAGATCTACACCGCGCCCATCCCGGTCTCCACCACCGCCACCATCCGCGCTTGTGCCTATCGCACCGGCTACACCTCGTTGCGACCGGAGACGCGGACGTATCTCTACCTGCCGGACATCATCCAGCAGCCCGCCACCATCGCCGGATGGCCGAATCCCCTGATCAGCACCGGCACCGTGACAAAGGTGCACGACTACGAGATGGACCCGACGCTGGTGTCCGACCCCGCTTTCCGCGATGAGCTGATCGAGGGCTTCGCCGACATCCCCACCGTCTCCGTGGTCGTGAAGAAGACCGACATGTGGACGGCGGCGGGCGAGGGGGGCTTCTACCGCGGCACGGACCTCGAGCGCGCCGCCTCAGTGGAATACATCAATCCGGAGAACCCCGAGGAAACCACCCAGGCGGATTGCGGCATCCAAGGCCACAGCCACGACCGCATGAAGCGCTCGCTGCGGCTGTCCTTCAAGGCGGCGTATGGCGACAAGAAATTCGACTCTGCCATCTTCACCGGCGTCCCGTGGGGCGGCGAGGCGGGCAATCGCGAGGTGGACAACATCGTGCTCCGCGCGGGGAACAACCACAGCTTTGCCCGGAGCTGGAATCCCACGACCAGCACTTGCACGGAGGATGAATTCTACCGCGCGACGCAGATCGCGATGGGCCGTCCGGGCTCGCCGGGGCGCTTCGTCCACCTCTTCATCAATGGCGTCTATTGGGGCCTCTACAATGCGGTGCAGCGCCCGGATGCGGACTTCGCCGCGAGTTCGCTCGGCGGGGAAAAGGAGGAGTGGTTCAGCGTGAACCACGGTGGCGTCCACGGCGGCGGGGACAGCACCCGCTGGGACTACCTGACGACCACGCTGGTGGGGAAGAACATGGCGAATGCCGCAAACTACGCCGAGCTCGGCCAGTATGTGGATCTGCCCGCCTTCGTGGACTACGTGCTGTGCGCGTTCTTCATCGGCATGGATGACTGGCCGCTGAACAACTGGTGGGGTGGGAATCGCAATACCCCGGCGGGGCCATTCCAGTTCTTCACATGGGACGGTGAGACCTCATGGGGCACGGGCAATGGCTCGAACACCACGGCCTGGGTCCATCCGAATTTCCGCGCGATCAATCCGATCTCCAGTGCCGCTCCGGCGGCGAAGATCTGGCAGGCCGCCCGTGCGAACCCGAACTTCATCGCCCTAGTCGGGGATCGGCTGCAGAAGCACATCTCCGCGGGCGGCGCGCTTAGTACTGCGGAAGTAGTAGCTCGCTGGGACCGCATCAATACCCATGTCGAGGATGCCATCTACGGCGAGTCCGCACGCTGGGGGGACACGATGCAAGAGCCGCCCACGCGACCGACCATTGAGTGGCGCAACGAGGTGAACCGCGTGCGGAACATCATGCTCACCGGCACGCCCGCGGGCACGGGCACCACCGAGAATTCAACTCTCCTGCGGAATGCGATGCGTGTGCAGGGATACTTTCCGGCCATCGACGCCCCGGCCTTCAGCGAGGAGGGCGGTGAGGTGGCGCAGGGCTACCAGCTCGGCATGACGAATCCGAATGCCACGGGCACGATCTACTACACGGTGGACGGCACCGATCCCCGGCTCGCAGGCGGCGGTATCTCATCCGCCGCGACCGCTTACTCCGGTGCGGTGGTGATTCCGTATTCGCTCGTCGTGAAGGCCCGCGTGCGGCAGGGCACCGTGTGGAGCGCGCTGAATGAACGCAGCTTCATTTCAGAAGGTCCCGCCCCGCTCCGCATTACCGAGATCATGTATCATCCAGCGGACCCGGATGCGGAGGAACTCGCCGAGGGATTTTCAGACCAGAATGAATTCGAGTTCCTGGAGTTCCGGAACATCGGCACTGAGGGGCTGGATCTCACGGGAGCCACCTTCACCAGCGGCCTCACCTTCACCTTCGGCGAGAAGACACTGCCACTTGGCGGGACGATCCTGCTGGTAAAAAATGCCGCCGCTTTCGTGGCCCGCTACGGCACGGAGATCCCGGTGGACGGTGTGTATGACGGGAGCCTGGACAATGGTGGCGAGCGCCTGCGGCTGAAGAACGCGCAGGGGCAGACGCTCTTTGACATCACCTACGACGACGGCTGGCATCCCGCCTCGGATGGCGAGGGGCACTCTCTGGTGCCGGTGGATCTCGCTGCACCGCTATCAGCCTTCGCGTCGGCATCCGGCTGGCGGGCGAGCACCCGCATCCATGGCTCGCCGGGTGCCACCGATCCTCCGTCCGATCCGGTCGAGCCACCTCCTCTCACCTTCGTTTCGTGGCGGCAAGATGTCTTCGACTCCACCGAACTCGCCGATGTGACCGTCAGCGGTGCGGACGCGGACCCGGATGGCGATGGCTTGGCGAACGTCCTGGAATATGTGATCGGCACCGATCCGAAGGTCCCGCAGTCATCGCGTGCCGGAGTGGCTGGTGCGCTCGTGACGCGTGGCGCGCCGGATCTGGTGCCCACCTCGGAAGGCTGGCGCTTCATCTATGCGCGGCGGAGGCAGGAGACACTAGGCGGCCTCACCGTGGTGGCGCAGACCTGTGGCGAGCTCAGCGCGTGGACGTCGCTCCCTGCGGCTGTTGTCATCGGTGGTGATGACGAGGTGGAAGTGCTCGCCGTGGACCTGCCGCCGGGCGGGCCCGGGCCTGCGTTCTTCCGTCTGTCCGTGACGGTGGATGCACCTTGA
- a CDS encoding phage tail protein: MADPFVAEIRMAGFNFAPVGWAQCSGQLLSIQQNTALFSLLGTTYGGNGNTTFALPDLRGRMPIHQGQGPGGLTSRTLGSSGGSENVTLTTAEIPAHTHALTGGTLPTVQAAGNQTTPNGNRLSRASDGESNFSNAAADGSIALTGNTSSVGGGLAHNNMPPFLTVNFIIALQGIFPQRP, translated from the coding sequence ATGGCAGATCCTTTCGTCGCAGAAATCAGGATGGCAGGCTTCAACTTCGCCCCGGTAGGCTGGGCGCAGTGCAGTGGCCAGTTGCTCTCGATCCAGCAAAATACCGCACTCTTTTCCCTGCTGGGCACCACCTACGGGGGTAACGGCAACACGACATTCGCTCTGCCGGATCTTCGTGGCCGGATGCCTATCCACCAGGGGCAGGGCCCGGGCGGCCTCACCAGCCGTACGCTGGGAAGTTCGGGCGGCAGCGAGAACGTGACTCTCACCACCGCAGAGATCCCGGCCCACACGCATGCGCTTACCGGAGGCACCCTACCCACCGTGCAGGCGGCGGGCAACCAGACGACGCCGAATGGCAACCGCCTGTCGCGCGCCAGCGATGGCGAGAGCAATTTCTCGAATGCGGCGGCGGATGGTAGCATCGCGCTTACGGGCAATACGTCCTCGGTCGGCGGTGGCTTGGCGCACAACAACATGCCTCCATTCCTCACGGTAAATTTCATCATCGCGCTGCAGGGGATCTTCCCGCAGCGGCCCTGA
- a CDS encoding GNAT family N-acetyltransferase, whose protein sequence is MFRLATVSLRPEVPEDRDFLVDLYLSTRDDEAGFRDLPPAERTRWLVQQYEWQTLSYRQTYPHAWFTIVMVEGRPAGRLYVARMTDCLRVMDISLLPEFRGHGIGTQLLKNVQAEGQRTQVPVRLEAVIGDPVQGFYQRLGFRIIRTSAMRHTMEWTPPRPPGS, encoded by the coding sequence GTGTTCCGCCTCGCCACGGTCTCCCTGCGGCCGGAGGTTCCGGAGGACCGGGATTTCCTGGTCGATCTGTATCTGTCCACGCGGGACGATGAGGCGGGCTTCCGCGACCTGCCTCCGGCGGAGCGCACCCGCTGGCTCGTCCAGCAATACGAGTGGCAGACGCTCTCCTACCGGCAGACCTATCCGCATGCGTGGTTCACCATCGTCATGGTGGAGGGGCGTCCGGCAGGGCGTCTCTATGTCGCGCGGATGACCGATTGCCTGCGCGTCATGGATATCTCGCTGCTGCCGGAATTCCGTGGCCACGGCATCGGCACGCAGCTCCTGAAGAATGTCCAGGCGGAGGGCCAGCGGACCCAGGTGCCGGTGCGGTTGGAGGCGGTGATCGGCGATCCGGTGCAGGGATTTTACCAGCGGCTCGGCTTTCGCATCATCAGGACCTCGGCGATGCGCCATACCATGGAATGGACTCCTCCACGGCCGCCGGGAAGTTGA